Proteins found in one Amycolatopsis umgeniensis genomic segment:
- the der gene encoding ribosome biogenesis GTPase Der, protein MSELDGVGEIDGSWSDESEFTALDAQIAAGEAEEEAQLAQPVLAVVGRPNVGKSTLVNRILGRREAVVQDVPGVTRDRVAYDAFWAGRRFTLVDTGGWEPDATGLQASVAAQAEIAMATADAVLLVIDASVGATATDEAASKVLRRSKKPVLLVANKVDDDRLLADTASLWSLGLGEPHPVSALHGRSSGDLLDAIVKALPTMPRDGERATAGPRRVALVGKPNVGKSSLLNKISGEERSVVDSVAGTTVDPVDSLVELDGDVWRFVDTAGLRKRVNSANGAEYYASLRTKTAIDAAEVAIVLLDAAEPLSEQDLRVLTMVVEAGRACVLAFNKWDLVDEDRRHAMVRELDRGLVRVPWADKVNISALTGRSVRKLAPALRTALKSWDQRVPTGQLNGWLAELIAATPPPVRGGKQPKVLFATQAGIRPPTLVLFTTGFLEAGYRRFIERKFRERFGFEGSPVRVNVRVREKKQRPKVGGKAAGNKPKAR, encoded by the coding sequence ATGAGTGAGCTTGACGGAGTCGGCGAGATCGACGGCTCCTGGTCCGACGAGTCCGAATTCACCGCGCTGGACGCCCAGATCGCCGCGGGCGAGGCCGAGGAGGAGGCGCAGCTCGCGCAGCCGGTCCTCGCCGTCGTCGGCAGGCCGAACGTGGGCAAGTCCACCCTGGTCAACCGTATTCTCGGCCGTCGCGAGGCGGTCGTGCAGGACGTCCCCGGCGTGACCAGGGACCGCGTCGCCTACGACGCCTTCTGGGCGGGCCGCCGGTTCACCCTGGTCGACACGGGCGGCTGGGAACCGGACGCGACCGGGCTGCAGGCCTCCGTCGCCGCGCAGGCCGAGATCGCGATGGCCACCGCCGACGCGGTACTGCTGGTCATCGACGCGAGCGTCGGCGCGACCGCGACCGACGAGGCCGCCTCGAAGGTGCTGCGCCGCTCGAAGAAGCCGGTGCTGCTCGTCGCCAACAAGGTCGACGACGACCGCCTGCTCGCCGACACCGCGTCGCTGTGGTCGCTCGGCCTCGGCGAACCGCATCCGGTCAGCGCGCTGCACGGCCGTAGTTCGGGTGACCTGCTCGACGCGATCGTCAAGGCACTGCCGACGATGCCGCGCGACGGTGAGCGCGCGACCGCGGGCCCGCGCCGTGTTGCGCTGGTCGGCAAGCCGAACGTGGGCAAGTCCAGCCTGCTGAACAAGATCTCCGGCGAAGAGCGGTCCGTGGTGGACTCGGTGGCCGGTACCACTGTCGACCCGGTCGACTCGCTGGTCGAGCTGGACGGCGACGTCTGGCGGTTCGTCGACACCGCGGGTCTGCGCAAGCGCGTCAACTCGGCCAATGGCGCGGAGTACTACGCGTCGCTGCGGACCAAGACCGCGATCGACGCGGCCGAGGTCGCGATCGTGCTGCTGGACGCCGCCGAGCCGCTTTCGGAGCAGGACCTGCGGGTGCTGACCATGGTCGTCGAGGCGGGCCGCGCCTGCGTGCTCGCCTTCAACAAGTGGGACCTCGTCGACGAGGACCGCCGCCACGCCATGGTCCGTGAGCTGGACCGCGGCCTGGTGCGGGTGCCGTGGGCGGACAAGGTCAACATCTCCGCGCTCACCGGCCGGTCCGTGCGCAAGCTCGCGCCCGCGCTGCGGACCGCGCTGAAGTCGTGGGACCAGCGCGTCCCGACCGGTCAGCTGAACGGCTGGCTGGCCGAGCTCATCGCCGCGACCCCGCCGCCGGTGCGCGGCGGCAAGCAGCCGAAGGTGCTGTTCGCGACCCAGGCGGGCATCCGGCCGCCGACGCTGGTCCTTTTCACCACCGGATTCCTCGAAGCGGGCTATCGCCGGTTCATCGAACGCAAGTTCCGTGAGCGATTCGGCTTCGAAGGCAGCCCCGTCCGGGTGAATGTCCGGGTGCGGGAAAAGAAGCAAAGGCCCAAGGTCGGCGGAAAAGCGGCGGGTAATAAACCGAAGGCACGCTGA
- a CDS encoding 1-acyl-sn-glycerol-3-phosphate acyltransferase produces the protein MSAKGLPEGASDPFHTFGRGISKFIVRPAFRVRVHGAERVPASGPVVFMANHSSMAEPALLFGMFSRRTAFLVKAELFKGFVGWFFPKLGQIPVKRGAVDRKPLMMAVKVLEDGGAVGIFPEGTRGLGDAENFERGAAFLVRAGKATVVPVATRGTYKPAGAKRRWRPRVDIMVGEPFTPEIGKGRTGLEEGTERLRLALADLVKALDEWRLEHGLQDTRQNVK, from the coding sequence CTCGAAGTTCATCGTCCGGCCCGCGTTCCGGGTCCGGGTCCACGGTGCCGAGCGGGTTCCCGCGTCGGGTCCGGTGGTGTTCATGGCCAACCACAGTTCGATGGCGGAACCGGCGCTGCTGTTCGGAATGTTCTCGCGGCGCACCGCGTTCCTGGTCAAGGCGGAACTCTTCAAGGGTTTCGTCGGCTGGTTCTTCCCGAAACTGGGCCAGATCCCGGTGAAACGGGGTGCGGTGGACCGCAAACCGCTGATGATGGCGGTCAAGGTGCTCGAGGACGGCGGTGCGGTCGGGATCTTCCCCGAAGGCACCCGCGGCCTCGGTGACGCCGAAAACTTCGAGCGCGGCGCGGCCTTCCTGGTCCGCGCCGGGAAGGCGACCGTGGTTCCGGTCGCCACTCGGGGGACGTACAAACCCGCCGGCGCCAAGAGGCGCTGGCGGCCACGCGTCGACATCATGGTCGGCGAACCTTTCACTCCCGAAATCGGGAAGGGAAGGACAGGGCTGGAGGAGGGAACCGAGCGGCTTCGCCTCGCGCTCGCGGACCTCGTGAAGGCACTGGACGAATGGCGCTTGGAGCACGGGCTCCAAGACACGCGACAGAATGTGAAGTAA